AGATATGCTTATTTGGGCTAAATTACTTAAAGCATTTAGCTGTCCTTTCAAATACCTTAATTTCAATGATTGCTTTTGGGCTTTTTTTGCATATTTTTGAGCTTCGTCAGTAAAGTAAGGTAATAATTCTTTACTGATTTTATTGTAGATGTCAACTTTAGTGTTTTGTTCTGTAGAATTTATTAATTGTTCTTCAAGTAGCAAAATTTCTTCAGAACTTGCTAGAGTTTTTTGGTGGATGCTTAATGCTATTACAATAAAGATTAATGTTAATACTTTCATTTACTTAATCATAATTTAGCACAAAAGTAAAACTAATGCTGTTTTACTTTCTATTAACTTATCCACGAAATTTATTAATCCATTAGTTATTTCACTGTAGCAAAATACTAAAAATAGAAGTAGGGAAGGGAATACTCATTTTAGAACCCTGATTTAAAGACGTTTATAAATTTAAAAATAAATATAGAATGTTCTTTTGTATATAAAAAGAATAATAAACAAAGTCTTTAAATTGTTAATTGTTTTATAATATTGTGTAAATCAAATGAAAAGAAGGAAAAGTATAGGAATAATTATACCGACACCGGCAATTATTGCTCCACGCCATTTTATTCCATTATTACCTTTTAAAACAAATAAGCCTGTGATGGCAAGAAGAATAAGTCCTGCAGCAAAAAAATCAGAGAACCAAGTCCACCAGTTAGATGGATTATAATGAAGAAAATTTACTTCGTAAAATATTGGTCTTTTTTTAATTGTTTCAATATATCCTGTTTTTTTCGTGATATTGATAAGAGCATTGCCATTTTTAATAAAATATTTCAAATATTGCTGATTAGCAAGGTAGTAATGCTTTTTAAATATCACTTGTGAATCTATTGTTTTAAGTAATTTTTTAGCTTCTTCTTGATTTAAAGCTTTTAATTTTTGATTGTCGGATATTATAAATTCCTGTCTATTAACTATATAATTGGGATTCCAGTCGT
The Bacteroidota bacterium genome window above contains:
- a CDS encoding PepSY-associated TM helix domain-containing protein, which gives rise to MKFKWRKWNRVTHRDLGYFLLGMTLIYSISGIAINHIDDWNPNYIVNRQEFIISDNQKLKALNQEEAKKLLKTIDSQVIFKKHYYLANQQYLKYFIKNGNALINITKKTGYIETIKKRPIFYEVNFLHYNPSNWWTWFSDFFAAGLILLAITGLFVLKGNNGIKWRGAIIAGVGIIIPILFLLFI